The genomic region ACATGTCGGGCCGTGTTTCCACCATTTACGAGAAATTCTTTGCCGGCCCGCCCATCGATGCCGGCCACGGACTGGTTCGGCGGGCGTTTTCTTCCGACAGCGCCTATTTCATGGAAGATCTGTATTACGAGATGGACAGCCCCTATCCGTTCGCTGCCCGCTGCATCCGCGAAAGCGACCGCATCGCCGCCCCCTACTGCATTCGCGACATTCACATCGGCAAGGATTTGATGGTCGGCTACCGCTTTCACGCCAATCTGATCGGCGATTGGATGGCACTGGACCGGGCCGTGCGCAAGACGGTTACAGGTTTTCTCGCCAGGGGGTGAAGGAAACCGGATAAACAGTCCGAGAAAAAATCAGTCGAGATCGACGTCGAGGATTGCCATGGAGAAGTTGTAGTCCTCGTCTTCGTCCTTGTAGATGACACCGAGAAACTCGTCTTCCTTGTACAGCTCGCAGGAATCGTCCTTTTTCGGCCGCGCGCGAACCTGCAGCAGGTCATTGCCGAACAACCGGCGGAAATAGGCTTGTAGCTTTCCGATTTCTTCAGAAGTCACCGCATTCTCCCCTTTTTTCGCTTCGCTGGAGCGTTGCCGGGTTCTGGCACAGAGCGCATTGACATGCAATCGCTTTGCGGCGGCAAGAGGCCTGCCTAAAAGGCCGGCATGTCGCCGGTCACGCCATCCGCATCCACTTCCGGCAATGGCGCACAAATGGGGTTCTGGTGGCTGTTCTGATCCATGCTGGAGGCGCATTCGGCCGAAAGGCGCGAAAGCTGAATGTTCGTTCTCAGGGGCAGAACGTAGCGGGCATCCTGGTTGGCGGAGGTTTCCAGATCCTGCAAGGCGATCCTGAGTTCAGCCAGTTCCCGCGCAACCATCAGATCTGCCTCATCGCCGTGGGCAGAAGAGCCAGCCAGCAGCACAAAGGCAGCAGCAACAGCAGTCTTGTAAAGGGTTTTCATGACGGGTCGTCTTTCCGCGTTCGCATCGGGGTAATGGGCGCAACCATAACCGATTGGCCGCTCACGCGGTCGCACATTCCCTCAACAATCCCGTGATGGGCCGTATCGAAAACGTGAAAACGGGAGTAAGGGCTGCCAATCCTGGCGGCAATCAGGGTTGCAATGCGGCAAGATTGCCGGGCGCAATCAGCCGGCTTCGGACTGCTCTGCCAGGATCTGGTCCATGCTGCGGGAAGGTTCTGCACAACCGGCCACGCCCACCACACGGCCCGGCACGCCGGCAACCGTAACGTTGCTTTCGACTTCCTTGATGACCATGGAGCCGGCAGCAATACGGCTGCACTTGCCGATGCGGATATTGCCGAGAACCGTCGCCCCTGCCCCGATCAGAACACCGTCATCGATCTTGGGATGGCGGTCGCCGGTTTCCTTTCCGGTTCCGCCCAGCGTGACGCCCTGAAGGATCGAGACATCGTTGCCGATGACGCAAGTCGCCCCGATTACCAGGCCGGTTGCGTGGTCAAGGAAGAAACCCCGGCCGATTTTCGCCTGCGGATTGATGTCGGTCTGGAAAACCTGCGAAGAGCGGCTCTGCAGATAAAGGGCAAAATCCTTGCGCCCATTGTACCAGGCCCAATTGGCCAGCCGGTGGGTTTGAATGGCATGGAACCCCTTGAAGTACAAAATGGGCTCAATCAGCCGGTCGCAGGCCGGATCGCGGTCGTAAACGGCCGCAATATCGCTGCGCAGAATGTCGCCCCAGTCAGGATCGGAGCGGTGCATGTCCTCAAACGACCGGTGAATGATATCGCCGGAAACCTCGCGATTGTGCAACCGCTCCGCGATACGGTGCGCCACGGCAGCCTCAAGCCCCGGCTGGTTCAAAATGGTCGAATAGATAAACGTACCC from Salaquimonas pukyongi harbors:
- a CDS encoding DUF3126 family protein — protein: MTSEEIGKLQAYFRRLFGNDLLQVRARPKKDDSCELYKEDEFLGVIYKDEDEDYNFSMAILDVDLD
- the cysE gene encoding serine O-acetyltransferase, translating into MSGKQGAQTNPANAEIHSMDPVWQAVCREAKAIVESEPMLGTFIYSTILNQPGLEAAVAHRIAERLHNREVSGDIIHRSFEDMHRSDPDWGDILRSDIAAVYDRDPACDRLIEPILYFKGFHAIQTHRLANWAWYNGRKDFALYLQSRSSQVFQTDINPQAKIGRGFFLDHATGLVIGATCVIGNDVSILQGVTLGGTGKETGDRHPKIDDGVLIGAGATVLGNIRIGKCSRIAAGSMVIKEVESNVTVAGVPGRVVGVAGCAEPSRSMDQILAEQSEAG